Proteins co-encoded in one Methylobacterium sp. WL1 genomic window:
- a CDS encoding MarR family transcriptional regulator: MSYSVDTIEAEQATDPLLLDNQLCYALYAAAHRMTKSYRPLLERLGLTYPQYLVLLVLWEQDGVTVSEIGRRLRLDSGTLTPVLKRLESAGFLARTRRQSDEREVEIALTPRGAALRSEAVTVRESVMCQLDLSEPEIRALRRDLGALIERLSVND, translated from the coding sequence ATGTCGTATTCTGTGGACACGATCGAGGCGGAGCAGGCAACAGATCCGCTCCTGCTCGATAACCAGCTTTGCTACGCGCTCTACGCGGCCGCGCACCGGATGACGAAGTCTTACCGGCCGCTTCTGGAGCGGCTCGGCCTGACCTATCCGCAATATCTCGTGCTGCTGGTTCTGTGGGAGCAGGACGGCGTGACGGTCTCGGAGATCGGCCGGCGGCTGCGGCTCGATTCCGGCACGCTGACGCCGGTTCTGAAACGCCTGGAGAGCGCGGGCTTCCTGGCCCGGACGCGGCGCCAATCCGACGAGCGCGAGGTCGAGATCGCCCTGACGCCCCGGGGCGCTGCGCTCCGTTCGGAGGCGGTCACGGTGCGCGAGAGCGTGATGTGTCAGCTGGACCTCAGCGAGCCCGAGATCCGCGCCTTGCGCAGGGATCTCGGCGCCCTGATCGAGCGTCTGAGCGTCAACGACTGA